The Glandiceps talaboti chromosome 1, keGlaTala1.1, whole genome shotgun sequence genome has a segment encoding these proteins:
- the LOC144437586 gene encoding histamine N-methyltransferase-like has translation MTELKSIFEDIDYYLKSFNLFKALLDIGKNREQWHSQWPVITKKFQFDASSEEQIRMLTIGSGEGDFECNIIPLLMKRHSKVHVKVIEPSEESVELFKQKATKLQESYPGLTCDWSCKTFEDYLEGLSDEDRLQLNEKFHLVLSGYSLYYMEEWRAAVDDMYSFVKQGGILVTTLCNGESEYHCQTKK, from the exons ATGACAGAACTTAAGAGTATCTTTGAAGATATTGACTACTATTTAAAATCTTTTAACCTGTTTAAAGCCTTGCTTGACATTGGTAAGAATAGGGAGCAGTGGCATAGCCAGTGGCCGGTGATAACAAAGAAATTTCAATTCGATGCAAGCAGTGAAGAACAGATTCGAATGCTTACAATAGGGTCTGGCGAag GTGACTTTGAATGTAACATTATCCCCCTCTTGATGAAGCGACATTCAAAAGTGCACGTTAAGGTCATTGAACCTAGTGAAGAATCGGTAGAGCTATTTAAACAGAAAGCAACCAAACTACAAGAAAGTTATCCAGGTTTGACGTGCGACTGGTCCTGTAAAACGTTTGAAGATTATCTGGAAGGCTTGTCAGATGAGGACAGGCTGCAGCTGAATGAGAAGTTCCACCTGGTTTTGTCCGGATATAGTTTGTATTACATGGAGGAATGGAGAGCTGCTGTAGATGACATGTATAGTTTCGTTAAGCAAGGAGGAATACTTGTAACCACGCTGTGTAATGGTGAAAGTGAGTATCATTgtcaaacaaaaaaatga